Within Lolium rigidum isolate FL_2022 chromosome 5, APGP_CSIRO_Lrig_0.1, whole genome shotgun sequence, the genomic segment GCTCGTCCCCTTCCGACCGACCGCCGCTCCATCTTAACCAGACGGCAGAAACGACGAAGCCAACGGCCGTCTGCCAACGTGGCACCTGACAGTGGGTCCAACGAGGTTAAAACGTTATCAACTCCACTTTTGTGCAATCTGTAACTGCTAGCCCAAGAAGTTGTACATTTCTGAAAAAATTACCAAAGTTGGTACTGACCTGTTAACCTAGCCTGAAATGTGGTAGTTTTTTTGTAATTTACTCTCCTAAAGAGGAAGTACGTATGCCCATGTGCATTGTCTCGGGTTTATTGGAAATCCGAAGACTCGCACTTCTGGCTCGTCTAATGGCAACGAAGAAATACTTCTTCCCATACTGCTCGTTCTCAATTAATGATGGCTCTAAGATAGTATTCTAAGAGGATGCATGGCTAGACAATGTTacactccgagaacaatatcccACCTTATACAAAATTGTGCGGCTTAAAAGAGACGCATTAGCTAAGGTGATAGAATCTTCACCACCAAATTTGATAGAAGAGATATTGTTGATCCTAGGCTAGCATCATGAAATGCTTTACTGCAACGTCTGGCTTTGGTCTAGTTGACGTGTAAGGGACCGGCAAATTTCGGTGGAATCTACAAGAGAGTGCCAAATTCTCAGTAGATTCAGTGTATTGAGATTTGGCCCAACCTAACGTGTCGGTTGATAAtaacaaaaaatggaaaattgAAGATTCCATTAAAGACTAAGATTTTTGCGCGGCATCTTCGTAGAGGCGTAATCCCCACCAAAGACACCCTTGTAGAACACAATTGGCATGAGAGTAAAAAAATGCGTCTTCTATCACCATGATGAGACCATGAAACGCGAATTCTTCTCGTACAAGTTTGCTAGAtttatatggtcaatcatccaaatagattctaccttatacccaccacatATTGTTGCTAATCTTTTTGGCAATTTGCTACATGAAGTGGATCATAGGTTTAAAATACTTATTGGTGTGGGAGCGCTTATGATTATTTGGTCAATTTGGCTATGCAGAAATGGCAACGAACAAAAAATTATACTACATGCATGTTATATACCGATGCACCACTTTGTTGCGTTCATTGTCGTTTGTACACCTCGTGGAGAACcgcgacatgtgttcacggaggtgTCTACATAGTTGGAGAACACGACGAAGGTTATTTTtagctaacatgggtgaaaacgtAATCTACGAATTGGACATCCATCACCATAGAAACCAATATAGTTTTTTGAGATGATTGCTTGTATTATGCCTTTTTTTAATACATTGGTTAAGGTAGATTTTAAGCTTTGTATTGTGCCTTTGTATTGTTATGTATACATTGGTTATAATGGATTTTGAGCCGCTATGTGCATCTCAGTTATGAAGCGGTTGGGGGTAATGCTCAAACCTTTTAAATAATAAAACGACCTTTACGAGAAAAACTAGGCCGCATGTTAGTAAAgtacattgttttttttttgcgaattagtAAAGTACATTGTTACAACATGGTGCAGGACAGTTGACAAACTTGGAACTATCCCTCCAAATTTGGAACTTAGAGGTGTAGATATCTCGCCATTCCAAAAAGACACAAAGGAACAATATAACAAAAAGAAACGAGAATCCTCCCGCCAGCGAGCAACCTAGGTCCATCAGAGGCTTAGTGAACTGATGGCATTGCCGGGCGGAATGAATGGAAACCCTAGCTGCCTTCCTTTTCTACTCTCCTGATACTGTCCCGGGACCCGCAAACAAAAACCCTGAAACACCGCGGCAACAACTTGCAAGCAATGCTCCCAGTCCCACGCACGGATAGAAGCAGGAGCATGATTAGCACCAGAAGACAATGTTGGTCTTTCAACGCTATGTAAGAGCTAGCTCATCCTGCCGGTTTCCTCTGAATCCCCTGAAAAAGGATTTAGATGTCTCGCGAACTCCGACCTCCTGTATCATACTATGCCGACCGACAGGGTCCCTCCCACCGCcggcccctcaaggcccagaccAGAACGCTCATCATCCATAGAAATCGCCTGCACATACTAATCGAGTAGCATTACTAAACTTGGAGGAGGTTCGTCAGGGGAAAAGAGAAATGAGTTACTCGGGAAGAAGCTCGAAGCCACTGTGTGGCGGTGCTCACTGTCAGGAAAATTACACGCGCACACATCGTTAGCAGGCGGTGGCTcttggtttggtttggtttggtcCGTCCAAAATCCGTGGTTGGGTCCAGTCTCGTGTCTCGATCGATCGCTAGCTTGTCCCCGGTGCGCTTGGACGGATCCCCGGCCGATCGCCGTGGGCGCGCGCGCATTACCAGTTCAAAAACTGCCTCGGCTAGCTCCTCCCTGCCAGTCAATCGCCGATTATGTAGCTTTACTACTGACGCGTGAGCGAGTACAAACACATCCGTCCAATCCAGAAATTAGTACTGCTAGCGCATTAGTAGGGCCGCGTATTTCATGGGAGGATGCGACACGAGCGAGAGATTGGCCGTCGTTCATCGGTTCGAGCTGCAGGAATCAAGGAAGCAACAACGGTGTCAAGGCAACCCTAATTCTTCCTCGAGACGTTAACATGGCTAGGGCGGCTAATGTACGGGTCAAACCCGCTGACGCACTAGAGGAAGCAAAATCTTTTGTTTATGGACATGGATCACATAATGCAAGGAAAGAAACGGCGATCTTCGCCGCAGGATCCGATCGAATCGGCCTGTAATTGGAATGTGCCATTGTTTCCTGAACAAGATTGATATATTATTGTCCCATGCATTACCATATTTTCGTTCATTTCTTATATTAGTGGAAACAAATCTATGTACGTATCGTCTGCTGCTAGTAGTATATATGGTGCAGGAAAAGAACAAGAATCCCACCACCCGGAGAACAGGGCCTGCCTGTCCCCCGGAGATCCAGAGACTGGACACGAAATCTGACGCGGGTTTCCGGCCCGGCCCATCGCCATCCGTCAACTAACCTCCCCTCTGCGCTCTCTTCAAATTAAAATcccacacgcacgcacgcacaccatcagtctactccgcctcttcctcctcccctgtCCCCGCACTTGCCACATCCAGCCTCAGCTCCGGCAATGCCTCCTCCGGACGGCGACGCGTCGCTGGCGGCGGACGAGCTGCAGAGCCTCAGCTTCGGCTCCTCCGAGCGCTCCCGCTCCGCCtccaccgtctccaccgccaccgcctcctgctccacctcctcctcgggcCCCATCGgcccccacccgccgccgcgcctcggcaCCGTGCAGCTCTCCGACATCCGCTTCGTGCGCCGGCTCGGCGCGGGCGACATCGGCAGCGTGTACCTGGCCGAGGTGCGCGGGAGCAAGGGCGCCGGCGCTGGCGCTGGCGCGCTGGTGGCGGCCAAGGTGATGGACCGCAAGGAGCTGCAGGGCCGGAACAAGGAGGGCCGCGCGCGCACCGAGCGCGAGATCCTCGAGGCCGTCGACCACCCCTTCCTCCCGCGCCTCTACGGCGTCGCCGAGGGGGATAGATGGTCATGCCTCCTCACCGAGTTCTGCCCCGGCGGCGACCTCCACGTCCTACGACAGAGGCAGCCAAACCGAAGGTTCTCAGAGGCCGCCGTCAGGTACGCTAAGCACGACGCCACCATGTTCATCATTACATTACACAAACGCGTTTTTCATAGGCGTATAATTAACGCAGCTCTGTTTTTTTCTAAAAGAAGTAATCTGAGATCATATCATTCGGTTAACAACATGAATATCAAGTTCCGATCGTATTTTAGGCGAGAGAACTGTGAAGTAAGTACTCTTAGCAGCTAAGTGACCGATCATAGCCTTTCCGGAGAAGAATGTGGCCGGTTTCCAGGCTTCTACCACCACCACTTGTCCTCGTTTGTTTAACTCTGCTGTTCCTCTGTTCCCCCGACCCTTTTTGCGTAGATTAATCGCAGCATTTGTTAAGGATCTAGTGGACGCAGGGCGCATGGTTCCGCTGGCCCCATGTGTCTTCGGTTGGGCAAGCATCTGTCCATTCATGTCTAGACACACTCATCCTCATCCTGATGGAGAACACACAGCACAATATCAGATCGATTGCTGCCTTTTTGGACGCGTCCTCAACCCAAATTGACACCACGGAGCTTAGCTTCCTTAACAACTCACGATCGTGACGCATGAGGATGATACCGTTTTGCCAAACCAAGCCATGAATACGCATCCAAACCACACCTTGCGCGCCCTGTTTACTCTGGATGGAGATGCATGTTCATGGGCCATCGCCTCCACTGTCCTTCTCACTGTCGCGACCAACAGTTCCTTGGTTCCAGCCATGCTCTGAAGAAGGCAGCCACACAGTTGCACGACCATGGATGTAATCACCGTCCAATGTCTGACTAGTCTGACCAGCAGCGCCGTGAAAGCTGAAACCAAGCCCATACGGAAACAAAGCTGGCATTGGCGTATGCGCTTGCATGCTTCTGCCCATCAGATAACTATCATCTTTTTTCTTCCCTTATTATGTCTCTAGTTCATGATGATCATTTGGCTGCCGACGACATCAACTCCCCCACGCGAGATATACGGAGAGTGATGTTATTATTTCCTTCCGGAACTAGCATCATTCCCGGCCGTATATATGCGTCCATCCATGTGACTGTTAATTAGGATGCAGGTCATACACCCCGAGATTAAAGGGCAAGAAATACGGACGGCAACGAACTGTAGAGTACAGCTCGGAAACACAGCGGTGGTAGAATTATTGGCCACGTTCGCTCCATTACAGCGTCATGTggctccattgtcgattcatgagATTAGTCCAAGATACATCATCCGTAGCACTCATTAGTCAACTCTTCTCAGATCAAACATATATATTACTTTATCACCCGCCCGTCTATCAAAGGTCCAATTAGCATCTTGTTAACTTCGACAGAAAGTGTATATATGGCAAATAATAacatgtactccctctgatccactaTCAAacttttgttaaaatttaaaagaATTCAAATTAGAAACTACGACACTTATTATAGATTACGGGTTTTCAACATATGGGCTTTCCAATTagcgagcttgttaattttaactATATATAAAGAACGAGGCAAATAACTTGTAAGAAACATATAGACCATCAATCCCTAAATACTTGTCGCAAATTTAGGTAAAATGTAGGTTCAGTATATCTAGGTTTATTGAATATGTGACATTTTTTAAGCCCTACTTGGTTCACatgataggaaaaacataggaacaGAAAATTTGTAAGATTGCAATGGAATGTCCACCACAATCTTATGGGAACCAGGGCTTTCGTTTTGTGTTGCTGGTTCTGTGCCTCTAGGCCAGTCTTTAAACTTCTATGTTGTGTGTCGTTAGCATTAGGCGGCGACTGTAATAGTTTATAATAGCTGTTACTTGCTTTCTCATGCCTGGACATGATACTCTGTTTCGTTATCCTTGGGTAATGAAATCCGGTCAATATATGGTCGTTTGGAAAAAAATCTTATGGGAATTCATATGAAGCAAAGTTATTTTTATTCTGCCATACAGAAAAAAGATGCTCAAAAAGAGATGAGTGAAATTTTGGAACGGAGTACGGATTCACGGGTCAGCAACGTATGCCTTTGTTTAAAACTTTCAATGTAATATAACCAAACAAATGGGCAAGGGAAGCAAACTATATAGATGAGCGACAAAAAGAAATATAGTGCGAAATATAAAACACTTTCGGCGCCACTCCAGAGAAGCTTTGCGTTGCTGCGTACTCTACAGAAGTAATGTGCACCCCAACAAAAGTGAACCAATCCTTGTTTGACGCGGCGAGCAGCAGTGGTTGTAGTGCAGGTATACGATCGAGAGAGCAGTAGGTAGTTTTATGCTATGGCGTCGTGCGTTTCGGTGGCAGTACCTGCACGCAAAACAACAGTGTTGCCATTCATTCAACGCGATGTGGTGTAATGGGAACCAAGGCCGGTCGTGGTAGGCATTACCGGTGAGGCCGGCGCACGAGCGGCCCCTCGTGCTACGGCGCCGGAACCGGCCGCCGAACATGGCTCTAAAAATATACTCCCATACATCGATTAACCACACCTGTCAGTGATGCGTTGGGCAATTCTGAAGAGATGATTTTGATTACCCCATGTGAGATGGTTAGGACTCACAGCTCTGAAAAACACGCGCACAGACATGGCCATGAATGGGTACTCGGCCGAGTACTTGCCGTAAGGATTAATCTAATTAACCCAAGGAATGATCGGCTGAGTGGAGTGCACACATGCATGATCGATGTGACCTTTCTCCGCCATTAAACAAGGCTCCACCCCAACGTGCAACGTCCCCAACATCAGTGATGAACTACTTGGAGTACTGTCTCTTGCCTTTGCTTCCCCTCTCGTGACTTTTTTGCTTGGTAGTACCGGAGCGCACAGTGTGAGCCACCGTGCGTGCCAGGTAGAGGTACAGTGAGGTGACACTGGAGTTGGCTCATGTGTGTGGCCAGTGCGAGTGTTTTGGTTGCATGTGAATAAAGTCAAGCCATGCACTTGTGTGCTTTTCTGGTATGCAATTGGTTGCTTGCTGTGCAGTTCTCCACCAAAGTTCAAATTTGAGGTGATTAATCTTGTTTGACGTTGGTTTTCTGAAACTTCTTACGCTGCGTTGGCAGGTTCTACGTGGCTGAGGTGGTTGCCGCGCTGGAGTACATCCACATGATGGACATCGTGTACCGCGACCTGAAGCCGGAGAACGTGCTGGTCCGCGCGGACGGGCACATCATGCTCACCGACTTCGACCTGTCCCTCAAGTGCGACCCGACGGCGCCCACGCCGGCGCACGTCATCTCCGACCCCGTCGCGCTCACCGGCCACTCCTCCGGCGGCTCATCCTCCTCCTGCATCATCCCGTCCTGCATCGTGCCCTCCGTCTCCTGCTTCAGCCTCTTCCCGGGCCGCGGCCggcgccgcgctcgccgccgcacCAAGAAGAACGGCTCGAGCAGCAGTAACGGTAACAACAGTAGTTTCCCGACGGGCGTGCTGGACCTGGAGTTCGTGGCTGAGCCGGTGGAGCTGCGGTCCATGTCGTTCGTGGGCACGCACGAGTACCTGGCCCCCGAGATCGTGTCCGGCGAGGGCCACGGCAGCTCCGTCGACTGGTGGACGCTCGGGATCTTCATCTTCGAGCTGCTCTACGGCGCCACGCCGTTCAAGGGCCACGACAACGAGATGACGTTGGCCAACATCGTCGCCCGCGCGCTCGAGTTCCCCAAGGAGCCGTCCGTGTCGTCTGCCGCGAAGGAGCTGGTGACCGCTCTGCTGGCGAAGGACCCGACGCGCCGGCTCGGCGCCACCATGGGCGCGGCCGCCATCAAGCGGCACCCGTTCTTCAACGGCGTCAACTGGGCCCTGCTGCGgtgcgccgcgccgccctacgTGCCGCCGCCGTTCAGCGTCGCGGCCGCCAGAGGATCCGGCGGGCCTGGGAAGATGATCAAGGTCCCTAACGACGACGTGGAGGACGTGTCGGACGACAGCTGCCCCGGCACGCCCGTGGAGTACTACTAGGTCAGATCGGACAGGAAGCTCGCACGTACTAGGTGCTTCCAACAAGATGCTGCCGCCGCCGGGACCGATGCGCAGACGTACCCCTTGTCCGGCGCACGTGGTGGGGATGCCGGTGGACCGCGCGCGCGCACGAGGCAGCCCATGGGTTGGAGGCGCGCGCGGGCAGGCGCTGCGTTGTCGCGTCAAATAGCTGCCGCCCGGCcgtgtgtgtgcgtgcgtgcaCGC encodes:
- the LOC124653692 gene encoding serine/threonine-protein kinase D6PKL2 isoform X1; translated protein: MPPPDGDASLAADELQSLSFGSSERSRSASTVSTATASCSTSSSGPIGPHPPPRLGTVQLSDIRFVRRLGAGDIGSVYLAEVRGSKGAGAGAGALVAAKVMDRKELQGRNKEGRARTEREILEAVDHPFLPRLYGVAEGDRWSCLLTEFCPGGDLHVLRQRQPNRRFSEAAVRFYVAEVVAALEYIHMMDIVYRDLKPENVLVRADGHIMLTDFDLSLKCDPTAPTPAHVISDPVALTGHSSGGSSSSCIIPSCIVPSVSCFSLFPGRGRRRARRRTKKNGSSSSNGNNSSFPTGVLDLEFVAEPVELRSMSFVGTHEYLAPEIVSGEGHGSSVDWWTLGIFIFELLYGATPFKGHDNEMTLANIVARALEFPKEPSVSSAAKELVTALLAKDPTRRLGATMGAAAIKRHPFFNGVNWALLRCAAPPYVPPPFSVAAARGSGGPGKMIKVPNDDVEDVSDDSCPGTPVEYY
- the LOC124653692 gene encoding serine/threonine-protein kinase D6PKL2 isoform X2 → MPPPDGDASLAADELQSLSFGSSERSRSASTVSTATASCSTSSSGPIGPHPPPRLGTVQLSDIRFVRRLGAGDIGSVYLAEVRGSKGAGAGAGALVAAKVMDRKELQGRNKEGRARTEREILEAVDHPFLPRLYGVAEGDRWSCLLTEFCPGGDLHVLRQRQPNRRFSEAAVRFYVAEVVAALEYIHMMDIVYRDLKPENVLVRADGHIMLTDFDLSLKCDPTAPTPAHVISDPVALTGHSSGGSSSSCIIPSCIVPSVSCFSLFPGRGRRRARRRTKKNGSSSSNGNNSSFPTGVLDLEFVAEPVELRSMSFVGTHEYLAPEIVSGEGHGSSVDWWTLGIFIFELLYGATPFKGHDNEMTLANIVARALEFPKEPSVSSAAKELVTALLAKDPTRRLGATMGAAAIKRHPFFNGVNWALLRCAAPPYVPPPFSVADVSDDSCPGTPVEYY